One region of Colius striatus isolate bColStr4 chromosome 4, bColStr4.1.hap1, whole genome shotgun sequence genomic DNA includes:
- the NHLRC1 gene encoding E3 ubiquitin-protein ligase NHLRC1, with the protein MAAEDEAELGLLECRVCFERYGPDGQRRPRNLPCGHVLCQGCVWALGGPQRRRLECPFCRRACGPADTSDCRPLLQLLELLGPAGSGIPSALGGRSGGAAGPAAAGLGPRLSLGGWGSLVNPTGVAACRRSGRLAVAHDGKKRIHVFGPSGSCLQRFGERGDADNDVKYPLDVTVTADGHVVVTDGGDRSVKAFDFEGRGVLAVREGFCLPWGLDATPKGEVILTDSEAGTLYRLTADFKKGKLKKCQMIQSQLVSPRGVAVSQTSGAVAVIEHLKAPGPNNGSTRVKIFSEEMDFITQMDTFGLDLIFPARIYMVAVAFDKEDRVIVTDVCSQAVICLGKPEEFPVFKPLISQGLSYPIGLTYTPNNSLIVLDSGDHSVKIYSST; encoded by the coding sequence ATGGCGGCGGAGGACGAGGCGGAGCTGGGTTTGCTGGAATGCCGGGTGTGCTTTGAGCGCTACGGCCCGGACGGTCAGCGGCGTCCGCGGAACCTGCCGTGCGGCCACGTCCTGTGTCAGGGCTGCGTGTGGGCTCTGGGCGGCCCTCAGCGCCGGCGCCTGGAGTGTCCCTTCTGCCGCAGGGCCTGCGGCCCGGCCGACACCAGCGACTGCCGcccgctgctgcagctgctggagctgctgggccCCGCCGGCTCCGGCATCCCCTCAGCCTTGGGCGGGAggagcggcggggccgccgGGCCGGCCGCGGCGGGCCTCGGGCCGCGGCTGTCGCTGGGCGGCTGGGGGTCGCTGGTTAACCCCACCGGCGTGGCGGCGTGCCGGAGGTCGGGGCGGTTGGCGGTGGCACACGACGGCAAGAAGAGGATCCACGTTTTCGGGCCGAGCGGGTCCTGCCTGCAGCGGTTCGGGGAGAGGGGGGACGCGGACAACGACGTCAAATACCCGCTGGATGTGACGGTGACGGCGGATGGGCACGTGGTGGTGACCGACGGCGGCGACCGCTCCGTGAAGGCTTTTGATTTTGAGGGAAGGGGGGTCCTGGCCGTCCGCGAAGGTTTCTGTTTGCCTTGGGGCTTGGATGCCACCCCCAAGGGCGAAGTAATCCTGACAGACTCGGAGGCTGGCACCCTGTACCGCCTGACAGCCGACTTCAAGAAGGGGAAATTGAAGAAGTGTCAGATGATCCAGTCTCAGCTCGTCAGCCCCAGAGGCGTCGCAGTCTCCCAGACCTCGGGTGCCGTCGCGGTCATAGAGCACCTGAAAGCTCCGGGACCAAACAACGGCAGCACTCGGGTGAAGATATTCAGCGAGGAGATGGATTTCATCACCCAGATGGACACCTTTGGTCTGGACCTCATCTTCCCCGCCAGAATATACATGGTGGCCGTGGCCTTTGACAAAGAGGATCGCGTTATAGTAACAGATGTCTGTAGCCAGGCTGTGATATGCTTAGGGAAGCCTGAGGAGTTTCCCGTCTTTAAGCCTCTAATTAGCCAGGGGCTTTCTTACCCCATAGGACTGACTTACACGCCAAATAATTCCCTCATCGTTTTAGACAGTGGCGATCATTCAGTGAAAATATACAGCTCCACCTGA